A part of Aspergillus flavus chromosome 5, complete sequence genomic DNA contains:
- a CDS encoding uncharacterized protein (expressed protein), whose product MLICTPDSKHSVAARQANAVKKLNHTRTKPLRPLAKMATVSITSDLEPYLASLRSYLARNRSASPGLEDRVDEQSRCSSKHHEAERPQPRVERPQGTKKHENLGGSRVMTQDRS is encoded by the coding sequence ATGCTGATTTGCACACCAGATAGTAAACACTCAGTTGCTGCAAGACAGGCTAACGCCGTCAAAAAACTGAATCATACAAGAACAAAGCCCTTGCGCCCTCTGGCAAAAATGGCTACCGTGTCGATAACAAGCGATCTGGAGCCATATCTGGCTTCCCTCCGCAGCTATCTAGCTAGAAACAGATCCGCGTCCCCCGGGTTGGAGGACCGGGTCGACGAGCAATCCAGATGCTCGTCTAAACATCATGAAGCCGAGCGTCCACAGCCACGCGTGGAGCGCCCCCAAGGTACCAAAAAACATGAAAACCTTGGTGGCAGCCGTGTTATGACGCAGGATCGTTCATAA
- a CDS encoding putative ethanolamine utilization protein produces the protein MPAAFTYFAKAQSTYKPPHIANGNAFLGDIVSSEHNDPEKPISGGFYRLEKGVPLVYEYHFDETKIILEGEFEISDETGQKVTAGPGDVFYFPKGSKITFTTPSYGLAFFVSSILSFTL, from the exons ATGCCTGCCGCGTTCACCTACTTCGCCAAAGCCCAGTCTACCTACAAGCCACCTCACATCGCAAACGGCAATGCCTTCCTGGGGGACATAGTCTCGAG CGAACACAATGATCCCGAGAAGCCCATCTCGGGCGGTTTCTACCGCCTGGAGAAAGGCGTCCCTCTAGTCTACGAGTACCACTTCGATGAGACGAAGATCATCCTCGAGGGTGAATTTGAGATCTCGGATGAGACCGGACAGAAGGTTACGGCGGGTCCGGGGGAtgtcttttattttccgAAGGGATCGAAGATCACCTTCACGACGCCGTCGTACGGCTTGGCGTTTTTCGTGAGTTCAATTCTCTCATTTACACTTTAG
- a CDS encoding thioredoxin-like protein — MVFRFPKTLDPITLFHSPSAPASQNALKTLQRALAAAEAGEPQTTKRGEFQLEVTTEAPTTDQLRNILDYVTADPAGAGSNRVVYGVEQVVKGARDAEDALKKFKENGAQGIVRPITVDWTNGRAVLGDNESEILKMVHQLDVD; from the exons ATGGTCTTTCGATTT CCCAAAACCCTCGATCCCATAACCCTCTTCCACAGTCCCAGCGCCCCGGCGTCCCAAAACGCCCTAAAAACCCTGCAACGGGCGCTGGCCGCCGCCGAAGCGGGCGAACCGCAGACGACCAAACGGGGCGAGTTCCAACTGGAAGTGACGACAGAGGCGCCGACGACGGATCAGCTGCGGAATATCCTGGATTACGTGACGGCGGATCCGGCCGGGGCGGGGAGTAATCGGGTTGTGTATGGGGTTGAGCAGGTGGTGAAGGGGGCGAGGGATGCGGAGGATGCGCTGAAGAAGTTTAAGGAGAATGGGGCGCAGGGGATTGTAAGGCCTATT ACGGTCGATTGGACGAATGGACGGGCTGTGCTGGGGGATAATGAGTCGGAGATCCTGAAGATGGTGCATCAGTTGGATGTTGATTAG
- a CDS encoding C-3 sterol dehydrogenase/C-4 decarboxylase family protein (unnamed protein product), protein MSGIGPVLVTGGNGFIAYHIIAKILAEEPDCSIHSIDVNIDRNRHPNPNVHYHHGDLACVEDVQRIMQIARPVTIFHTASPEFSDAPESAYQRIIVDGAHHLLNAALKVNTVQALVNTSTPGVINDNHTDLIDATEEMPMLRPPQQKRVYCIAKADAEDAIQAANRNGGQDDRGILTCAIRPGLVFGERDVGSLGKMFAVARQGKTRFQIGNGQNPYDFIYVGNLADAHLLAAHALLNAWGKPPPADASTRVDGECFHLNNEDPWLFWDFQRAVSALAGNPIRPEDIVVIPKWVGLTLGFVNEWVAWIISGGTRPANMTREGIRFSTLIRTLNGNKAKRVLGYRPKVGMQEGLERSVRWFMENAEREA, encoded by the coding sequence ATGTCGGGCATCGGTCCTGTCCTTGTTACCGGCGGCAATGGCTTCATAGCCTACCACATCATCGCCAAAATCCTCGCGGAAGAGCCTGATTGCAGCATCCACTCGATTGATGTAAATATCGACCGCAACCGCCATCCCAATCCGAACGTGCACTACCATCATGGCGATTTGGCCTGCGTCGAGGATGTGCAGCGCATCATGCAGATTGCCCGCCCGGTTACCATCTTCCACACTGCATCGCCCGAGTTCTCCGACGCTCCGGAGTCAGCCTACCAGCGCATCATCGTCGACGGCGCACATCACCTCCTGAATGCTGCACTGAAGGTGAATACCGTGCAAGCCCTTGTCAACACATCTACCCCGGGCGTCATCAATGATAACCACACTGATCTCATTGATGCCACAGAGGAGATGCCCATGTTGCGACCCCCACAGCAGAAGCGGGTCTACTGCATCGCTAAAGCAGATGCAGAAGACGCTATCCAGGCTGCCAACCGCAACGGCGGCCAGGACGATCGAGGCATCCTCACCTGCGCAATCCGACCCGGTCTTGTATTCGGCGAGCGCGACGTCGGCTCCTTAGGTAAAATGTTCGCCGTCGCTCGCCAAGGCAAGACCCGGTTCCAGATTGGCAATGGGCAGAACCCGTACGATTTCATCTACGTGGGAAACCTAGCAGATGCACATCTCCTAGCCGCTCATGCCCTTCTCAATGCCTGGGGCAAGCCTCCCCCGGCAGACGCATCGACCCGTGTTGATGGGGAATGCTTCCATCTCAACAATGAAGACCCTTGGCTCTTTTGGGACTTCCAGCGGGCGGTTTCCGCGCTGGCGGGCAACCCAATCCGGCCTGAGGACATTGTGGTTATCCCGAAGTGGGTCGGACTGACGCTCGGGTTCGTGAACGAGTGGGTTGCGTGGATAATTTCCGGCGGCACTAGACCTGCCAATATGACTCGTGAGGGTATTCGCTTTAGTACCCTGATCCGCACGCTGAATGGAAACAAGGCCAAACGGGTGCTTGGGTATCGTCCCAAGGTAGGCATGCAGGAAGGTCTTGAGCGAAGTGTGCGGTGGTTCATGGAGAATGCTGAGAGGGAGGCCTAG
- a CDS encoding uncharacterized protein (hypothetical protein Ao3042_00272) produces the protein MDPDASITPDQPPVFNYILSFLLVGVAWGFTTPFIRRAAADFNARQEQLSQGQPQAQAQASQEPELDAQELQQTNPDHEPAPTPDSEPSDEEDDEDHPLPAAGTQQQQQQQPAWMRPSQSWLKTKITTMFWTVINLLRTPAYSVPLIINLTGSIWFFLLVGKHELSLTVPLANSSAFLFTVLGEWYVERKVIEKETWLGMVLVLGGIGICVKSKS, from the exons ATGGACCCCGACGCCAGCATCACCCCGGACCAACCCCCGGTATTCAACTacatcctctccttcctcctaGTCGGCGTAGCATGGGGCTTCACAACTCCCTTCATCCGCCGCGCCGCAGCCGACTTCAACGCGCGCCAGGAGCAACTCTCGCAGGGACAGCCCCAAGCCCAAGCACAAGCATCACAGGAACCCGAACTCGATGCCCAAGAACTACAGCAAACAAACCCGGACCACGAACCTGCCCCTACTCCGGATTCTGAACCctcagacgaagaagatgatgaagaccaCCCTCTACCAGCAGCAGGtacccaacaacaacagcaacaacagcccgCATGGATGCGTCCATCGCAGTCCTGGCTCAAAACAAAAATCACAACTATGTTCTGGACGGTTATCAATCTCCTCCGTACGCCCGCGTACTCCGTTCCCCTGATTATTAACTTGACGGGGAGTATTtggttcttccttcttgttggGAAACATG AACTATCCCTAACAGTGCCACTGGCTAATTCGAGtgctttcctcttcactGTTCTGGGGGAGTGGTATGTGGAACGGAAGGTTATTGAGAAGGAGACTTGGTTGGGGATGGTGCTTGTGTTGGGGGGAATTGGTATTTGTGTAAAGTCTAAGAGTTAG
- a CDS encoding alpha-1,3-glucanase/mutanase has product MFGLLVKAALVGLTLASHSHHRHIHRHHGSSHARTAYTDLDVSPHGLNTSTALNETELASFPAEILLNITPLHPIKEEKGAFAHFMVENARDWSVSAWEADMKLAKEAHIDAFALNFAASLTDMYPLASAFQAAESTGFKLFLSFDYAGAGPFEESVVIGIIKIFSSHSAYYKYKGKPFVSTFEGPGNAKDWEEIKEKTGCFFVPSWSSLGAKDALELGTADGLFSWAGWPWGNKDMDTYVDASYLDYLDQDYGKPYMMPVSPWFYTNLPGYDKNWLWRGDNLWTDRWEQVMVVQPSWLQIISWNDYGESHYIGPLRDIDNYEAFKVGKAPFNYAHGMPHDGWRLFLPYWIDMYKKGKGTITKEGVVGWYRPNPVAACKNGGTTGNTASQLQLEFEPAQVVQDKIFFSALLTSSATVTVTVGGVSIPATWEFVPDGGVGVYHGSAGYGAFLGDVKISISRSGATIAEFSGTAITTSCKDGYSNFNAWVGSASGPSISAVSPKLPMENQTCIQGTAPGNFQGLCEFTCNYGYCPIGACQCTKMGAPREKPKPTGVEGYPIAGEGSSYIGLCAFACNYGYCPPDACGTTKVPLTEPTVSPFLPSACTAGTGEGDLQGLCSYACNYGFCPINHCKCTATGALNRPPPANTTFTAEYLGGDGNDSGLCKFACQRGYCPDACASTEGVIPSCTDDDDRPECAEELPCDYSLTFDSLEALEKASGDIPKGCMPMYAAQILMDTLDTALANYTDVDNGYDDKFGYYVKYLRAMVPVAISNFVSLNKGEGPGNKYFQCRWAMPGKQKGEYQSCPIINTSEQVYIEYKLIDEDGFFKELQSKYGISKDWVEFRTYYRDVPACPPFTGIGPPPICTHPHYQYENFPMAKDDFTIPNPKDSIKDALPRFQQLQLDLTATWGDLSFFLWDGDDDDAVAALSMPVFMLLQAVDSMATVKQIGEEEKEHEEEAKRNLILIILSAVLLILPFAGEVVGAVTGIAWVADAAAIADISASIALAGYDIVKDPKSAPMELLNILFAGAGRTAKNFSRAADVRRGIKAGELAKFGSVFKENDEALRSLIRFCKK; this is encoded by the exons ATGTTCGGTCTTCTTGTTAAAGCTGCCCTTGTAGGACTCACCCTTGCTTCTCATTCACACCATCGCCACATCCATCGGCATCACGGTAGCTCTCATGCGCGTACCGCATATACAGACCTAGATGTTAGCCCTCATGGGCTAAACACTAGCACGGCGCTGAATGAAACAGAGCTTGCATCGTTCCCGGCAGAGATATTGTTGAACATAACGCCCTTGCACCCCAtaaaggaggagaagggagCCTTTGCCCATTTCATG GTTGAAAATGCGCGTGACTGGTCTGTTTCCGCCTGGGAAGCTGATATGAAGCTCGCGAAAGAAGCCCATATTGATGCATTCGCACTCAATTTTGCTGCCTCACTCACAGACATGTATCCCTTAGCGTCTGCTTTTCAAGCCGCGGAGTCCACCGGTTTCAAGctgttcctttcctttgatTATGCTGGTGCGGGGCCATTCGAGGAATCCGTCGTGATAGGCATCATAAAGATATTCAGCAGTCATTCGGCGTATTATAAATACAAAGGAAAGCCCTTTGTGTCTACCTTCGAAGGGCCCGGGAATGCAAAAGACTGggaagagatcaaagaaaagacagGATGCTTCTTTGTGCCGTCATGGTCTTCCCTGGGTGCAAAGGATGCTCTGGAGCTAGGCACCGCGGATGGATTATTCAGTTGGGCCGGTTGGCCGTGGGGCAACAAAGATATGGATACGTACGTTGATGCATCCTACTTAGATTATCTTGATCAAGACTATGGCAAGCCATATATGATGCCGGTCTCACCATGGTTTTACACCAACCTCCCTGGATATGATAAGAATTGGCTTTGGCGAG GTGACAATCTCTGGACAGACCGTTGGGAACAAGTCATGGTGGTTCAACCAAGCTGGTTGCAAATCATCAGCTGGAATGACTACGGTGAATCCCATTACATTGGCCCTCTTCGAGATATCGACAACTATGAAGCTTTTAAGGTGGGCAAGGCACCATTCAACTACGCCCATGGCATGCCTCATGATGGCTGGCGTCTCTTCCTACCCTACTGGATAGACATGTacaagaaggggaaaggcACGATCACTAAGGAGGGTGTGGTTGGGTGGTATCGGCCGAACCCTGTCGCTGCCTGCAAGAACGGTGGTACAACAGGGAATACGGCCAGTCAGCTGCAGCTTGAATTTGAGCCTGCTCAGGTGGTTCAGGACaaaattttcttctctgcacTACTTACTTCCTCGGCTACCGTCACTGTCACTGTCGGAGGCGTATCCATCCCCGCTACATGGGAGTTTGTCCCGGACGGCGGGGTTGGTGTGTACCACGGAAGCGCGGGATACGGGGCCTTTCTGGGGGATGTGAAGATTTCTATCTCTCGTTCCGGTGCTACGATCGCGGAGTTCAGCGGCACAGCCATCACAACAAGCTGTAAGGACGGTTATAGCAATTTCAATGCGTGGGTAGGGAGTGCCTCCGGTCCCAGTATCTCAGCCGTCTCACCCAAGCTGCCTATGGAGAACCAGACCTGCATCCAGGGTACAGCACCAGGTAATTTCCAAGGCCTCTGTGAATTCACCTGCAATTACGGATATTGCCCCATCGGAGCCTGCCAGTGCACCAAGATGGGTGCTCCGAGAGAGAAGCCTAAGCCCACAGGTGTGGAAGGGTATCCAATCGCCGGCGAAGGATCCAGTTATATCGGCCTCTGCGCCTTTGCGTGCAACTATGGGTACTGTCCACCGGACGCATGTGGTACAACAAAGGTACCTCTGACAGAACCTACGGTTTCGCCTTTCCTTCCGTCCGCCTGCACCGCGGGTACCGGTGAGGGCGACCTCCAGGGACTATGTTCATACGCCTGCAACTACGGTTTTTGTCCCATTAACCACTGCAAGTGTACTGCGACGGGAGCCCTCAACCGACCGCCGCCGGCCAACACAACCTTCACTGCGGAATACCTCGGAGGTGATGGGAACGATAGTGGGCTTTGCAAGTTTGCATGCCAGCGTGGCTATTGTCCGGATGCTTGTGCAAGTACCGAAGGCGTGATCCCCTCTTGCACAGATGACGATGACCGCCCCGAGTGCGCTGAAGAGCTTCCTTGCGACTACAGTCTGACATTCGATTCGTTGGAGGCCCTAGAGAAGGCTTCCGGGGACATACCTAAGGGCTGCATGCCGATGTATGCGGCGCAGATCCTCATGGACACGCTGGACACAGCGCTGGCAAACTACACTGACGTCGACAACGGCTACGACGACAAATTCGGGTACTACGTCAAATACCTGCGCGCCATGGTCCCCGTTGCTATCTCCAACTTCGTATCGCTGAACAAAGGTGAGGGGCCAGGTAACAAGTATTTCCAGTGCAGGTGGGCCATGCCAGGCAAGCAGAAGGGGGAGTACCAGAGCTGCCCAATCATCAACACATCCGAGCAAGTGTACATTGAGTATAAGCTGATCGACGAGGACGGTTTCTTCAAAGAACTCCAGAGCAAGTACGGCATCTCAAAAGACTGGGTCGAATTCAGAACCTATTACCGTGATGTACCCGCGTGCCCTCCTTTCACGGGAATAGGACCGCCTCCGATCTGCACCCATCCACATTACCAGTACGAAAATTTCCCCATGGCTAAAGATGATTTCACTATCCCCAACCCTAAGGACTCAATCAAAGACGCACTGCCCCGTTTCCAACAGCTCCAGCTCGACCTAACAGCTACATGGGGCGAcctgtctttcttcctgtgggacggcgatgatgacgacgcTGTGGCTGCCCTGTCCATGCCGGTGTTCATGCTCCTGCAGGCTGTTGACTCTATGGCGACGGTTAAGCAGAtcggcgaagaagagaaggagcaCGAGGAAGAGGCAAAGCGTAATCtgatcctcatcatccttTCCGCGGTCCTACTTATTCTGCCCTTCGCCGGAGAGGTCGTCGGGGCTGTGACGGGGATCGCCTGGGTCGCAGATGCCGCCGCAATCGCAGATATCAGTGCTAGCATTGCGCTAGCGGGTTATGACATTGTGAAAGATCCAAAGTCAGCACCCATGGAGCTCCTGAATATCCTGTTCGCTGGGGCGGGGCGTACAGCGAAGAATTTTTCCAGGGCTGCGGACGTTCGTCGCGGCATCAAGGCGGGCGAATTGGCAAAGTTTGGGTCTGTTTTCAAAGAAAACGATGAAGCTCTGCGGAGTCTTATTCGGTTTTGTAAGAAGTGA